In the genome of Gemmatimonadaceae bacterium, one region contains:
- a CDS encoding response regulator transcription factor → MTRILVIEDNRNLAMGLRNNLEIEGYQVELAGDGNTGLERARAGAPDVIILDLMLPGLDGYRVLRALRADGCETPVLILSARGEETDKVLGFRLGADDYVTKPFGLLELLARVDALLRRAANGARAARGALAPREQLGDIEIDTTTRTVSRAGEPVPLRPKEYELLVALLRRRGRLASRDELLQDVWGYASEVVSRTVDTHIAELRRKLERNPAAPDFILTVRKAGYRIRI, encoded by the coding sequence ATGACACGCATTCTCGTGATCGAGGACAATCGCAACCTCGCCATGGGGCTGCGCAACAACCTCGAGATCGAGGGCTACCAGGTGGAGCTCGCGGGCGACGGCAACACGGGCCTCGAGCGCGCGCGCGCCGGCGCGCCCGACGTGATCATCCTCGATCTCATGCTGCCCGGCCTCGATGGCTATCGCGTCCTGCGCGCCCTGCGCGCCGACGGCTGCGAGACGCCGGTGCTCATCCTCAGCGCCCGCGGCGAAGAAACGGACAAGGTGCTGGGCTTTCGGTTAGGCGCGGACGACTACGTCACCAAGCCGTTTGGACTGCTGGAGCTCCTGGCGCGCGTCGACGCGCTGCTGCGCCGCGCAGCGAACGGCGCCCGCGCCGCCCGCGGCGCGCTCGCGCCCCGCGAGCAACTCGGTGACATCGAGATCGACACCACCACGCGCACGGTCTCTCGCGCCGGCGAGCCGGTGCCGCTCCGACCCAAGGAATACGAGCTGCTCGTCGCGCTGCTGCGCCGCCGCGGACGGCTCGCGTCGCGCGATGAGCTGCTGCAGGATGTCTGGGGCTACGCCTCGGAAGTCGTGAGCCGCACGGTCGACACGCACATCGCCGAGTTGCGCCGCAAGCTGGAGCGCAATCCGGCCGCGCCCGACTTCATCCTCACGGTCCGGAAAGCGGGCTACCGCATCCGCATCTAG